One Sphaerisporangium krabiense DNA segment encodes these proteins:
- a CDS encoding YcaO-like family protein: protein MALPEAERRVRGALAGLGLTPEVLFLAGDGESPGDAELPRDAESAGDDRLCAAVCQVRTADGTLLPSARGMGKGRYDEARVGALFEALEHHVTGPDGFDAACVAMEETAHLAAGPLADEPWLLALADMSRTAGAAETTASTSRAVSGGGRVACCRYRPVGVGDGVAVPLFVSCPWYVETGAAGLRERVGDFCDYGRLMRYSCNSGSAIGVTADEALLHALNETVERDALSLVLVRAFLGRGRFRPAVVDAATLPSDLARGLARAERLAGGPVWLVDVTADLGVPVMLAYVAPDGGRPHRRGSGASASPAHAARRAVAELVQTVAAESLSWSARRGDLRGLARHPELHACGRFDLTAHLRDARTVPLGREPAPAHPRDRVRELVATLAAHGRTPYYRTVAVLPGEITVVHVVVPGLERFMLITDGNLMVPGARGRAAAANGAAARANGGPACRLMPENCRTYGQT, encoded by the coding sequence GTGGCGCTGCCGGAGGCCGAGCGGCGCGTTAGGGGCGCGCTGGCCGGGCTCGGACTGACGCCCGAGGTCCTCTTCCTGGCCGGTGATGGCGAGTCGCCCGGGGACGCGGAGTTGCCGCGGGATGCCGAGTCGGCCGGTGACGACCGGCTGTGCGCGGCTGTCTGCCAGGTGCGTACCGCGGACGGGACCCTGCTGCCGTCGGCGCGGGGGATGGGCAAAGGGCGGTACGACGAGGCCCGGGTGGGGGCGCTGTTCGAGGCGCTTGAGCACCATGTGACCGGGCCGGATGGGTTCGACGCCGCGTGCGTGGCGATGGAGGAGACGGCGCACCTCGCCGCCGGACCACTGGCCGACGAGCCATGGCTCCTGGCACTGGCGGACATGTCGCGGACGGCGGGGGCGGCGGAGACCACGGCCTCGACGTCGCGGGCGGTGTCGGGTGGCGGGCGGGTGGCCTGTTGCCGTTATCGGCCGGTCGGGGTGGGGGATGGGGTCGCGGTGCCGTTGTTCGTGTCGTGTCCCTGGTACGTGGAGACGGGCGCGGCGGGGCTGCGGGAGCGTGTCGGGGACTTCTGTGACTACGGCCGGTTGATGCGTTACAGCTGTAACAGCGGTTCGGCGATCGGGGTCACGGCGGATGAGGCGTTGCTGCATGCGCTGAACGAGACGGTCGAGCGTGACGCGCTGTCCCTGGTGCTGGTGCGTGCCTTTCTCGGGCGAGGGCGGTTTCGGCCTGCCGTGGTGGATGCCGCCACGCTGCCGTCCGATCTGGCGCGCGGTCTCGCGCGGGCGGAGCGGCTCGCCGGGGGGCCGGTGTGGCTGGTGGACGTCACCGCCGATCTGGGGGTGCCGGTCATGCTGGCGTACGTGGCTCCGGACGGCGGCCGGCCGCATCGGCGGGGCTCGGGCGCGTCGGCGAGTCCGGCGCACGCGGCGCGGCGCGCGGTCGCCGAGCTCGTCCAGACGGTGGCGGCCGAGTCTCTGTCCTGGTCGGCGCGGCGTGGTGACCTGAGAGGGCTGGCCCGGCATCCCGAGTTGCACGCGTGCGGGCGGTTCGATCTCACCGCGCACCTGCGCGACGCCCGCACGGTGCCCCTGGGCCGGGAGCCCGCGCCCGCGCACCCCCGCGACCGGGTGCGCGAGCTGGTCGCCACGCTCGCCGCGCACGGCCGTACGCCCTATTACCGCACGGTGGCCGTGCTCCCCGGCGAGATCACCGTCGTGCACGTCGTCGTGCCGGGCCTGGAGCGGTTCATGTTGATCACGGACGGCAACCTGATGGTGCCGGGCGCACGAGGACGAGCCGCCGCCGCGAACGGGGCGGCCGCGCGGGCGAATGGAGGGCCCGCCTGCCGACTGATGCCGGAGAATTGCCGTACATATGGGCAAACGTAG
- a CDS encoding glutamine synthetase family protein produces the protein MFDTFLLDDSIVSGRFAGGPVGDLRLYPDLDRLVVLPALPGWAWAPADRYDQEGAPHPLDGRHLVRREVARLAEGGFSVRASFEVEWAASVGDGDDFVPACTGPAYGMTRLTERSAYLRDIVETLAASGVAVEQIHPEYAAGQYEVSVAAEDPVGAADTAVLVRETIRAVSLNHGLRASFSPKVLADGVGNGGHVHLSLWRDGANLMAGGDRRYGLTAEGEGFAAGVLSRLPALLAVGAPSVASYLRLVPSHWAGAYACWGLENREAALRFVTGSAGERGRAANLEVKCFDAAANPYLALAALLAAGRAGVAERGTLPEPVDVDPATLGDDVTPLPSSLEEAVAAFEADATLKDAFGEAVIDTVATVRRGEIALFAGATPDEIARRTRWKH, from the coding sequence GTGTTCGACACGTTTCTGCTCGATGACTCGATCGTGAGCGGCCGCTTCGCCGGGGGGCCCGTGGGGGACCTGCGTCTGTATCCCGATCTCGACCGGCTGGTGGTGCTGCCCGCGCTGCCCGGGTGGGCGTGGGCGCCGGCGGACCGGTATGACCAGGAAGGCGCGCCGCATCCGCTGGACGGGCGTCACCTGGTCCGCCGTGAGGTGGCGCGCCTGGCCGAGGGCGGCTTCTCGGTGCGGGCGTCCTTCGAGGTCGAGTGGGCGGCGTCCGTGGGGGACGGCGACGACTTCGTCCCCGCCTGCACCGGGCCGGCGTACGGGATGACGCGGCTGACCGAGCGGTCCGCCTACCTGCGTGACATCGTCGAGACGCTGGCGGCGTCGGGGGTGGCGGTCGAACAGATCCACCCCGAGTACGCGGCCGGGCAGTACGAGGTGTCGGTCGCGGCGGAGGACCCGGTGGGGGCCGCCGACACCGCCGTCCTCGTTCGCGAGACGATCCGCGCCGTCAGCCTGAACCACGGCCTGCGCGCGTCCTTCTCGCCGAAGGTGCTGGCCGACGGGGTGGGCAATGGGGGGCACGTCCATCTCAGCCTGTGGCGGGACGGCGCCAACCTGATGGCGGGCGGCGACCGCCGGTACGGCCTCACCGCGGAGGGGGAGGGGTTCGCCGCGGGCGTCCTGTCCCGCCTGCCCGCCCTGCTCGCGGTCGGCGCGCCGTCCGTGGCCAGCTATCTGCGGCTGGTCCCCTCGCACTGGGCGGGCGCGTACGCCTGCTGGGGTCTGGAGAATCGGGAGGCGGCGCTGCGGTTCGTCACCGGGTCGGCGGGCGAGCGCGGGCGGGCGGCCAATCTGGAGGTCAAGTGCTTCGACGCGGCCGCCAACCCCTACCTGGCGCTGGCCGCGCTCCTCGCCGCCGGGCGCGCGGGCGTCGCCGAGCGGGGCACGCTGCCCGAGCCCGTGGACGTCGACCCGGCCACGCTGGGCGACGACGTCACGCCGCTGCCGTCCTCGCTGGAGGAGGCCGTGGCGGCGTTCGAGGCCGACGCCACGCTGAAGGACGCCTTCGGCGAGGCCGTCATCGACACGGTCGCGACCGTGCGCCGCGGCGAGATCGCGCTTTTCGCCGGGGCCACACCCGATGAGATCGCCCGGCGCACCCGCTGGAAGCACTGA
- a CDS encoding glycosyltransferase family 2 protein: MLAAAVVWILVFRAFIGNPGHWESMGVYLLTTGVLIAILGSTVYPRRFTHLPPAKGRVVAIVPAYNETTEALNSTIAALLNSTRPPDEIHVVDDGSKTPAVRFAHPFVHWHRRENGGKREAQAWVLRELRWARDHGRGRADFILTVDSDSVVDRRAIRHLLRAMSDERVQAATGLPMLRNRTKNLLTRLLDLEMVSACLTQRAARSRLGVVAPCSGALSLYRADLVLDNLDDYITSGTVGDDRRLTHYALQRGQTVAVDEAWVFTDMPETVRTTYRQRTRWYRSYWVYALWEVSHLRALPAAWRIYAMAMSALNPIALLWMCVGSPLMGKPFPLEGALYWLGLTYIIGSRYALRRPGVSAWSRTATWLLGTPFLLLLQYGVIRPAMWHAALTARRTGWVTRGPALDESALSMVA, encoded by the coding sequence GTGCTGGCGGCGGCCGTCGTGTGGATTCTCGTTTTCCGCGCCTTCATCGGCAATCCCGGTCACTGGGAGTCGATGGGTGTTTACCTTCTGACGACCGGGGTCCTCATCGCCATTCTCGGCTCCACCGTCTATCCGCGCCGGTTCACTCACCTGCCGCCCGCGAAAGGCAGGGTCGTCGCGATCGTGCCGGCTTACAACGAGACCACGGAGGCTCTGAACTCGACAATCGCGGCCCTGCTCAATTCCACGAGGCCTCCGGACGAGATCCATGTGGTGGACGACGGCTCGAAGACGCCCGCCGTCCGATTCGCCCATCCATTCGTCCATTGGCACCGGCGGGAGAACGGCGGCAAGAGAGAAGCGCAGGCATGGGTGTTGCGTGAACTGCGCTGGGCCCGTGACCACGGGCGCGGACGGGCGGACTTCATTCTCACCGTCGATTCCGACAGCGTCGTGGACAGGCGCGCGATCCGCCACCTGCTGCGGGCGATGTCCGACGAGCGTGTTCAGGCGGCGACGGGGCTGCCCATGCTGCGTAACCGCACGAAGAATCTGCTCACGCGCCTGCTCGACCTGGAGATGGTGTCGGCGTGCCTCACCCAGCGCGCGGCACGCTCGCGTCTCGGCGTCGTCGCGCCCTGCTCGGGAGCGCTCAGCCTCTACCGCGCCGACCTCGTCCTGGACAACCTCGACGACTACATCACCAGCGGGACCGTCGGAGATGACCGCCGCCTGACCCACTATGCCCTGCAGCGCGGCCAGACCGTCGCGGTGGACGAGGCGTGGGTGTTCACCGATATGCCGGAGACCGTCAGGACCACATACCGCCAGCGCACCCGCTGGTACCGCTCCTACTGGGTCTACGCGTTGTGGGAGGTCTCCCACCTGCGCGCCCTCCCTGCCGCCTGGCGGATCTACGCCATGGCGATGAGCGCGCTCAACCCGATCGCGCTGCTGTGGATGTGCGTCGGCTCTCCCCTCATGGGCAAGCCGTTTCCCCTGGAAGGAGCCCTGTACTGGCTCGGGCTCACCTACATCATCGGCTCCCGCTACGCTCTGCGCCGCCCGGGCGTGAGCGCTTGGTCCCGGACGGCGACCTGGCTGCTCGGCACCCCGTTCCTGCTTCTTCTCCAGTACGGGGTCATCCGTCCGGCCATGTGGCACGCCGCGCTGACGGCCAGGCGCACAGGCTGGGTGACGCGTGGGCCCGCTCTCGATGAATCAGCCCTGTCGATGGTGGCCTGA
- a CDS encoding HAD family hydrolase — protein sequence MTTPRTLVLWDIDHTLMNTAGVGRRAYADAFEVVASRPLEQVADMAGRTDWAITVDTLRMHGIEASTDLLRTFGDALARAFVTYESAVRENGRVLRGAREALEALAGRDDVVQSVLTGNMEPIAIGKLAAFDLGRFMDLRVGAFGMDHEDRAELVRLAQRRATDIYGQPFGRDNTVLVGDTRHDVQAGHLGGARVVAVATGASDRRTLLDAGAELVLDDLSDTPTVIRAILTPADR from the coding sequence GTGACCACCCCGCGCACCCTCGTCCTGTGGGACATCGACCACACGCTGATGAACACCGCGGGCGTCGGGCGTCGCGCGTACGCCGACGCGTTCGAGGTGGTCGCGAGCCGGCCCCTGGAACAGGTGGCCGACATGGCGGGACGCACCGACTGGGCGATCACCGTCGACACGTTGCGCATGCACGGCATCGAGGCGTCCACCGATCTCCTCCGGACGTTCGGTGACGCGCTGGCCCGTGCCTTCGTCACCTATGAGAGCGCGGTCAGGGAGAACGGCCGCGTGCTGCGCGGCGCCCGTGAGGCGCTGGAGGCGCTGGCCGGGCGGGACGACGTCGTGCAGTCCGTCCTCACCGGGAACATGGAGCCGATCGCGATCGGCAAGCTCGCCGCCTTCGACCTCGGCCGCTTCATGGACCTGCGGGTGGGCGCCTTCGGCATGGACCACGAGGACCGCGCCGAACTCGTGCGCCTCGCGCAGCGGCGCGCCACCGACATCTACGGCCAGCCGTTCGGCCGCGACAACACCGTCCTCGTCGGCGACACCCGCCACGACGTCCAGGCGGGCCACCTAGGCGGCGCCCGCGTGGTCGCCGTCGCCACCGGCGCCAGCGACAGAAGAACCCTGCTGGACGCCGGCGCCGAACTCGTCCTCGACGACCTCTCCGACACCCCCACCGTCATCCGCGCCATCCTCACCCCCGCCGACCGCTGA
- a CDS encoding DJ-1/PfpI family protein, whose protein sequence is MRIVIPLYEGFTALDAVGPYEVFRLVPGAEVVFAGPEPGPVRDAPGHLALVADVALSAIDSCDVLLVPGGPATRRLVHDDALTGWIRRVHATTAWTTSVCTGALLLGATGMLQGLRATTHWAAADVLEGFGASYTAERVVFQGKIVTAAGVSSGIDMALALAERLAGRTVAEAIQLAIEYDPRPPFDSGSLTKAPQKVKDFVESGGLRR, encoded by the coding sequence ATGCGCATCGTCATACCGCTGTACGAGGGTTTCACCGCACTCGACGCCGTGGGCCCGTACGAGGTGTTCAGGTTGGTCCCCGGAGCCGAGGTCGTCTTCGCGGGCCCGGAGCCGGGGCCGGTGCGCGACGCGCCCGGACACCTGGCCCTCGTCGCGGACGTCGCACTGTCGGCGATCGACTCCTGCGACGTGCTGCTCGTCCCGGGCGGCCCCGCGACACGGCGGCTGGTGCACGACGACGCGCTGACCGGCTGGATCCGACGTGTCCACGCCACCACGGCCTGGACGACGTCCGTTTGCACCGGGGCGCTGCTGCTCGGCGCCACCGGCATGCTCCAGGGTCTGCGGGCCACGACGCACTGGGCCGCCGCGGACGTCCTAGAAGGTTTCGGCGCCTCCTACACGGCCGAACGCGTCGTCTTTCAAGGGAAGATCGTCACCGCGGCCGGGGTCTCGTCGGGCATCGACATGGCGCTCGCCCTGGCCGAGCGACTTGCGGGCCGGACCGTCGCCGAGGCGATCCAGCTCGCCATCGAGTACGACCCCCGACCGCCGTTCGACTCCGGATCGCTGACCAAGGCGCCTCAGAAGGTCAAGGACTTCGTCGAGTCCGGGGGCCTGCGCCGTTGA
- a CDS encoding DUF4429 domain-containing protein, which yields MAEVLVRDGAWVFDGESIRITPSGDRHVHKLRRLVGERSVPLMAVAGITYEPGRKGGRLRLRLREGADPFEQATRGRIADAGDPYQLAVDQDRTGVAEYFADEVRNALLIEQVPDGPCDHYLLPGPAVPLTATAGDGSAVFDGSTVHLAWNWATESGKRSAGAQQIALRDLEGVDWSPSAGLENGHIRFRVRGVTTRQQPKHDPLCLVLWGMEKETRTCAMLIAAITARLPHPFAPQDAPVHPDTAHQVRPGPARALTAAETADGSDPDALLRRLRELGDLRKDGVLTEEEFTAAKQALLRRL from the coding sequence ATGGCGGAGGTCTTGGTGCGCGATGGGGCGTGGGTCTTCGATGGCGAAAGCATTCGGATCACTCCGTCCGGGGACCGGCATGTCCACAAGCTCCGGCGGCTGGTCGGCGAGCGGTCGGTGCCGCTCATGGCCGTGGCCGGCATCACCTACGAGCCGGGGCGGAAAGGGGGACGGCTCAGGCTGCGCCTCCGCGAGGGGGCCGATCCGTTCGAGCAGGCCACCCGGGGGCGCATCGCCGACGCGGGCGACCCGTACCAGCTCGCCGTCGACCAGGACCGCACCGGCGTGGCGGAGTACTTCGCCGACGAAGTGCGCAACGCGCTGCTGATCGAGCAGGTGCCCGACGGTCCCTGCGACCACTACCTGCTGCCCGGCCCGGCGGTGCCGCTGACGGCGACGGCGGGGGACGGCAGCGCCGTGTTCGACGGCTCGACGGTCCACCTCGCCTGGAACTGGGCCACCGAGTCCGGCAAGCGGTCGGCGGGCGCGCAGCAGATCGCGCTGAGGGACCTGGAGGGCGTCGACTGGTCGCCGTCCGCCGGGCTGGAGAACGGGCACATCCGCTTCCGGGTCCGGGGGGTGACCACCCGGCAGCAGCCCAAGCACGACCCGTTGTGCCTGGTGTTGTGGGGCATGGAGAAGGAGACGCGGACGTGCGCGATGCTGATCGCGGCGATCACCGCGCGGCTGCCGCATCCGTTCGCCCCGCAGGACGCGCCGGTGCACCCGGACACGGCGCACCAGGTCCGCCCTGGACCGGCGCGAGCCCTGACGGCTGCGGAGACTGCCGACGGGAGCGATCCCGACGCTCTGCTGCGGCGGCTGCGCGAGCTGGGCGACCTGCGCAAGGACGGTGTGCTGACCGAGGAGGAGTTCACCGCGGCGAAGCAGGCCCTCCTCCGCAGGTTGTAG
- a CDS encoding alpha/beta fold hydrolase, which produces MRTSTLRVPGADIYYEVRGAGPVLLLVAGGGGDAQAYARLARALEDRYTVVTFDPRGSSRSPLLEEPGEQRIEVYAEDVSLLLKEVGDGPAHVFGSSSGALIGLDLAARHPEQVRTLVAHEPPAVSFLPDAAHWTALLREVHDTQAEQGTGAALRKFAEAVNLPRQFDAAAELPPDTRRMLARVAANMEFFFRHQVRSFSAYVPDIEALRGAPVIVAGGVQGRPYMPYKAAMAVAERLGAELAEFPGDHVGYLAEPLPFAERLHELLTAPPTPRNA; this is translated from the coding sequence ATGCGAACCTCGACCCTGCGTGTGCCCGGCGCGGACATCTACTACGAGGTGCGGGGCGCCGGCCCCGTCCTCCTGCTCGTCGCCGGCGGCGGGGGCGACGCCCAGGCGTACGCCCGCCTCGCCCGTGCCCTCGAGGACCGCTACACGGTGGTCACCTTCGACCCGCGCGGCAGCTCACGCAGCCCGCTGCTCGAAGAGCCCGGCGAGCAGCGCATCGAGGTGTACGCCGAGGACGTCTCGCTGCTGCTGAAGGAGGTCGGCGACGGGCCCGCGCACGTCTTCGGCAGCAGCTCCGGAGCCCTCATCGGCCTCGACCTGGCGGCACGCCACCCCGAACAGGTGCGCACCCTCGTCGCCCACGAACCGCCGGCGGTGTCGTTCCTGCCGGACGCCGCCCACTGGACCGCCTTACTGCGCGAGGTGCACGACACCCAGGCCGAGCAGGGCACCGGCGCGGCCCTGCGCAAGTTCGCCGAGGCCGTGAACCTGCCCCGGCAGTTCGACGCCGCCGCCGAACTGCCTCCCGACACGCGCCGGATGCTGGCCAGGGTCGCGGCCAACATGGAGTTCTTCTTCCGCCACCAGGTGCGGTCCTTCTCCGCCTACGTCCCCGACATCGAGGCACTGCGCGGGGCGCCGGTCATCGTGGCCGGAGGAGTGCAGGGCCGTCCGTACATGCCGTACAAGGCGGCCATGGCGGTGGCCGAGCGCCTCGGCGCCGAGCTCGCCGAGTTCCCGGGCGACCACGTCGGCTACCTCGCCGAGCCGCTGCCCTTCGCCGAACGGCTCCACGAACTGCTGACCGCCCCGCCCACCCCCCGGAACGCCTGA
- a CDS encoding CPBP family intramembrane glutamic endopeptidase, producing MHASSPPQALDGAAELTPRLARMEIFVVFAVSLGASGLRALVSLIGSLTAPRALSGQQAVLVGTRAPGRPWFDLTLQLVDIAVSLAPVALVAYLLARSHGSLRTIGADAREPGRDLLRGAVLAAVVGGTGLVFYLIAYGAGVNLDVVPDQLPDVWWRVPVLLLAAAQNGVLEEVVVAGYLLHRLAGLGWAPWRAVAVSSLIRGSYHLYQGFGGFVGNVAMGLLFGRLYQKWGRAMPLVVAHTLIDAVAFVGYGLLRGRVSWLP from the coding sequence ATGCACGCCTCTTCCCCGCCTCAGGCGCTGGACGGCGCGGCGGAGCTCACCCCCCGGCTCGCCCGTATGGAGATCTTCGTGGTCTTCGCGGTGTCGCTCGGCGCCAGCGGCCTGCGCGCGCTCGTGTCCCTGATCGGCTCGCTGACCGCGCCCCGCGCCCTCAGCGGCCAGCAGGCCGTGCTCGTCGGCACCCGCGCGCCCGGACGGCCGTGGTTCGACCTCACGCTGCAGCTCGTCGACATCGCCGTCTCTCTCGCGCCGGTCGCGCTCGTCGCCTACCTGCTGGCCCGCTCGCACGGGTCGTTGCGCACGATCGGGGCCGACGCGCGCGAGCCGGGCCGTGACCTGCTCAGAGGGGCCGTCCTCGCGGCGGTCGTGGGCGGCACCGGGCTGGTGTTCTACCTGATCGCCTACGGCGCGGGCGTGAACCTCGACGTCGTGCCCGACCAGTTGCCCGACGTCTGGTGGCGCGTGCCCGTCCTGCTGCTCGCCGCGGCGCAGAACGGCGTGCTGGAGGAGGTCGTCGTCGCGGGCTACCTGCTGCACCGGCTGGCCGGGCTCGGCTGGGCCCCGTGGCGCGCGGTCGCGGTGTCGTCGCTGATCCGCGGGTCCTACCACCTGTACCAGGGCTTCGGCGGGTTCGTGGGCAACGTGGCCATGGGGCTGCTGTTCGGGCGCCTGTACCAGAAGTGGGGGCGGGCGATGCCGCTGGTGGTGGCGCACACGCTGATCGACGCCGTGGCCTTCGTGGGGTACGGCCTGCTGCGCGGCCGGGTGTCCTGGCTCCCGTGA